A portion of the Lolium rigidum isolate FL_2022 chromosome 1, APGP_CSIRO_Lrig_0.1, whole genome shotgun sequence genome contains these proteins:
- the LOC124682866 gene encoding IRK-interacting protein-like, whose translation MAAESVSASSSSSHPPAAPPFPATRQEIQAAIAKATELRALHAALLQGAGPPPGANVGAYAAYAGAGAGGSWSPAVIRVPPAASPAPPRVAAVAEDYPVFTPAYGEEPLGGMNYIRQDNRSLSENWSGIGLDHEGQEDEVAFSDVDYHNTFSSSNSELHFSSSNEHLRNRITRRNHHTFLHHALSDDSLLKSAGRRTGMSESKTVTTCNTCKPATISRGAESETDASSLKNLSGAPLSNYHPSISSRTKQKGTHVLSWLLPKSKRKPKSDMSPNTNEGENMSQILKEWGVFSLESLKKELAEANEHRDAALQEVGEMRSSLGELTSKLLSLEAYSSELKKALKKATSTKTVQTHSKRSARSVGVSRDDSLPVSHEVMVEGFLQVVSEARLSVKQFCKVLLQQVEDADNGLSDKLNVLLQPYQLTLADKHSKAILYHLEALMNQAMYQDFENCTFQKNGSPRCLDPKQDLQDNFASFVALRNLSWNEVLKKGTKYYCEDFSRFCDQKMSCIVSTLSWSWPWAEQLLQCFFVAAKCIWLLHLLAFSFSPPLMILRVEEDRAFDPMYMEEIQVERQKPQQNPSRVKVMAMPGFYVQDRVLKCRVICRYN comes from the exons ATGGCCGCGGAGAGTGtctccgcctcgtcgtcctcctcccacCCTCCCGCCGCTCCTCCTTTCCCGGCCACGCGCCAGGAAATCCAGGCGGCCATCGCCAAGGCCACCGAGCTGCGCGCGCTCCACGCCGCCCTGCTCCAGGGCGCCGGCCCGCCGCCTGGCGCCAATGTCGGAGCGTATGCTGCTTACGCCGGCGCCGGAGCCGGCGGTAGCTGGAGCCCCGCCGTCATCCGTGTGCCGCctgccgcgtcgccggcgccccCGAGGGTCGCCGCTGTCGCCGAGGACTACCCCGTCTTTACCCCG GCTTATGGTGAAGAGCCCTTGGGTGGAATGAACTACATTCGGCAAGATAACCGGAGCCTATCTGAGAACTGGAGCGGAATTGGTCTCGACCATGAAGGTCAGGAAGATGAGGTGGCCTTCTCGGATGTCGACTATCACAACACCTTCTCTTCATCAAACAGTGAGCTCCACTTCTCTTCATCAAACGAACATCTGCGCAACAGAATCACTCGGAGAAACCATCATACCTTCCTTCATCATGCACTATCTGATGACAGTTTGCTCAAGTCGGCTGGTAGGAGAACAGGTATGTCAGAATCAAAAACTGTGACGACATGCAACACCTGCAAGCCTGCAACAATCAGCAGGGGGGCTGAAAGTGAAACTGATGCCAGTTCCCTTAAGAACCTCAGTGGAGCGCCGCTATCGAACTACCACCCCTCCATCAGCTCACGTACAAAGCAAAAAGGGACACACGTACTATCATGGCTCTTACCCAAGTCAAAGAGGAAACCAAAATCAGACATGTCACCGAACACCAATGAAGGTGAGAACATGTCACAGATTCTGAAGGAGTGGGGTGTGTTTTCATTAGAATCTCTGAAGAAAGAGCTTGCTGAGGCCAACGAGCACAGGGACGCTGCGCTTCAAGAAGTTGGAGAGATGCGATCATCTTTGGGAGAACTAACTAGCAAGCTGCTGAGCTTGGAAGCGTATTCCTCAGAACTGAAGAAGGCTCTAAAGAAAGCAACAAGCACAAAAACCGTGCAAACTCACTCAAAGAGATCAGCCAGATCAGTGGGTGTCAGCAGAGATGATTCGTTGCCTGTCAGCCACGAAGTAATGGTGGAAGGGTTCTTGCAGGTAGTGTCGGAGGCCCGCCTTTCTGTCAAGCAGTTCTGCAAGGTGCTACTCCAGCAAGTCGAAGATGCTGACAACGGGCTATCAGATAAGCTAAACGTACTCCTGCAGCCATATCAGCTCACACTCGCTGACAAGCACTCAAAAGCAATATTATATCATCTTGAAGCCCTGATGAACCAAGCGATGTATCAGGACTTTGAGAACTGCACGTTCCAGAAGAACGGTTCGCCGAGGTGTCTCGACCCAAAGCAGGACCTCCAGGACAACTTTGCTTCCTTCGTCGCGCTGCGCAACCTGAGCTGGAACGAGGTGCTGAAGAAGGGCACCAAGTACTACTGCGAGGACTTCAGCCGTTTTTGCGACCAGAAGATGAGTTGCATCGTGTCCACGCTGAGCTGGTCGTGGCCATGGGCGGAGCAGTTGCTGCAGTGCTTTTTCGTGGCCGCGAAATGCATCTGGCTGCTCCACCTGTTAGCCTTCTCTTTCAGCCCGCCACTGATGATACTGCGAGTCGAGGAGGACCGGGCGTTCGACCCGATGTACATGGAGGAGATCCAGGTTGAGAGACAAAAACCGCAGCAGAACCCGTCTCGAGTAAAGGTCATGGCGATGCCCGGGTTCTACGTCCAAGATCGGGTGCTCAAATGCAGGGTGATCTGCAGATACAACTAG